In a single window of the Arachis hypogaea cultivar Tifrunner chromosome 6, arahy.Tifrunner.gnm2.J5K5, whole genome shotgun sequence genome:
- the LOC112695255 gene encoding two-component response regulator-like PRR95 isoform X3, whose amino-acid sequence MQMQEEQIMKLKDENAPPGDVVVRWEKFLPRMALRVLLVEADDSTRQIISALLRKCSYKVAAVPDGLKAWETLKSKAPEIDLILTEVELPSISGFSLLTLIMEHDICKTIPVIMMSTNDSISMVFKCMLKGAADFLIKPIRRNELRNLWQHVWRRHAISGSHQSLTLPQNKFEVAAENNATSNNSSGSVASPQKNREYSGEKASDAQVTSPLKSSSKLINIDTVKHEEATKFERESATHYSESEKSNMFVSDATRCYKTLNATGARLDQGFDCDETENEDEVLRTELSKAHPHINTEINKCNDALVEPSTGAIDLIATFENSPKSTGENCSFNADNTFKSVFDTQLGLSLRRDSPSSSCKPALEERKILNHSTASAFSWYSSSKLLQPLFPSQSITSAKLSSVSCNSHESHKSSENTHTHHQHGDKIQDKQNMTTLVTQTGQIEPKSPNNELVFSCATGVSSDHNSMGNANAFPHMPCAQSAVHPIWTPKPVSKKENSSFPTSASSHSNPETDNSECHRCSDDATYTSDQNGNDQSKMDCVRHDSAAAAGQSASTSFYLENHNSSGAYGSIGSGSDANATSAVVTKNNPESFADSSQHSHDGFRGTDSHRSSQREAALTKFRLKRKERCYEKKVLQPCCECSCSRSISEPEKTGRAAP is encoded by the exons ATGCAAATGCAGGAGGAGCAGATCATGAAGCTGAAGGACGAGAATGCGCCACCGGGGGACGTGGTGGTTAGGTGGGAGAAGTTTCTCCCTCGGATGGCGCTCAGAGTGTTGCTTGTTGAAGCCGATGATTCTACACGCCAGATCATATCCGCCCTTCTCCGAAAATGCAGTTACAAAG TTGCTGCAGTTCCTGATGGCCTAAAGGCATGGGAGACATTGAAGAGCAAAGCACCTGAGATTGATCTTATATTAACAGAAGTGGAGTTGCCGTCAATATCTGGATTTTCACTTCTCACGTTGATAATGGAGCATGACATTTGCAAAACCATTCCCGTCATAA TGATGTCTACTAATGATTCAATTAGCATGGTATTCAAATGCATGCTGAAAGGTGCGGCTGATTTTCTTATAAAACCCATTCGAAGGAATGAGCTACGGAACTTATGGCAGCACGTATGGAGAAGGCATGCT aTTAGCGGGTCCCATCAGAGTTTAACACTGCCGCAGAATAAATTTGAAGTTGCTGCAGAAAACAATGCTACGAGCAATAATTCTAGTGGTTCTGTGGCTTCCCCACAGAAAAATAGAGAGTACAGTGGTGAGAAAGCAAGTGATGCTCAA GTTACGTCCCCGTTGAAAAGTTCCTCAAAGTTGATCAATATTGACACAGTGAAGCATGAAGAGGCTACCAAATTTGAAAGGGAATCAGCTACGCACTATAGTGAATCCG AGAAATCAAATATGTTTGTATCCGATGCTACAAGGTGCTACAAAACTCTTAATGCGACAGGTGCAAGGCTAGATCAAGGCTTTGATTGTGATGAAACAGAAAATGAAGATGAAGTTTTAAGAACAGAATTAAGCAAAGCCCATCCTCATATTAATACCGAGATTAACAAATGCAATGATGCACTGGTAGAACCTTCTACAGGGGCAATTGACTTGATTGCTACATTTGAGAATTCTCCAAAGAGCACGGGTGAAAATTGTAGTTTCAATGCTGACAACACATTCAAGTCAGTTTTTGATACACAATTGGGACTTTCTTTAAGAAGAGATTCTCCTAGTAGCTCATGTAAGCCTGCACTGGAAGAAAGGAAAATATTGAACCATTCAACTGCATCGGCCTTTTCTTG GTATAGCAGCAGTAAGTTGTTGCAGCCCCTTTTCCCATCTCAATCAATTACTTCTGCTAAACTATCAAGTGTCAGTTGTAATTCTCATGAATCCCATAAGTCATCTGAAAATACACATACTCATCATCAGCATGGtgataaaattcaagataaacaGAACATGACCACTTTGGTCACTCAGACTGGCCAAATTGAACCAAAATCACCAAACAATGAACTTGTATTCTCTTGTGCTACTGGTGTTTCTTCTGATCATAACTCTATGGGGAATGCCAATGCGTTCCCTCATATGCCCTGTGCACAATCAGCTGTGCATCCCATATGGACTCCGAAACCAGTGTCCAAGAAAGAAAATTCTTCATTTCCCACTAGTGCTTCTTCTCATTCCAACCCTGAAACTGACAATTCAGAATGTCATCGATGCTCGGATGATGCCACCTACACTTCTGATCAAAATGGAAATGATCAAAGCAAGATGGATTGTGTTAGGCATGActctgctgctgctgctggtCAGAGTGCAAGTACTAGTTTTTACCTTGAAAATCATAATAGCAGCGGTGCATATGGAAGCATAGGCAGCGGAAGTGATGCAAATGCTACTTCAGCTGTGGTAACTAAGAACAACCCCGAAAGTTTTGCTGATAGTAGTCAACATAGTCATGATGGATTCAGAGGGACAGATTCTCATCGGAGCAGCCAAAGAGAAGCAGCTCTAACAAAGTTTCGGCTGAAGAGGAAGGAGAGATGCTACGAGAAGAAGGTACTGCAACCATGCTGTGAGTGCAGTTGTAGCC GTTCGATATCAGAGCCGGAAAAGACTGGCAGAGCAGCGCCCTAG